Proteins encoded within one genomic window of Siniperca chuatsi isolate FFG_IHB_CAS linkage group LG4, ASM2008510v1, whole genome shotgun sequence:
- the mapk8ip2 gene encoding C-Jun-amino-terminal kinase-interacting protein 2 isoform X2, producing the protein MADRAEMFSLSTFHSLSPPGCRPAHDISLEEFDDEDLSEITDDCGIGLNYDSDPYEKDSLILEKNDMHHPVCSFQDDFQEFEMIDDEDEDDEEEDEEDEEVDPDAPPSPSASPPPSPTLGTLKSRPTTLNLTTAVSQDSLNNNSSLSPKKGSWQDSLRNPASQGRLSPTHSCLEDGSHVTGQCPASPVSQAPGSQSKGSFGQHKSHPCSGNVSEPKSDPSIQTARVPSVDEHSQCSDTEVDHDLNSDHNHKHSNRRATDTYTITSESGMEPENDLDPDGTSRCLSSTAPMGANDGADTPLSDEELEKDFEVEFMCKETYDMVCKENRSSYVEFPSIEPSELASFSSYVSSSRSDTLDQSNSSDAAAVSAMEAAANDSTSPSSDPGIADMNQQGYVTSDQDKDLSSPGSDSDIEGELEAAFACGGPVVSNMISSISETELDLTSDDSSSGRSSHLTNSIEEASSPTSDQELDPDTELEQDSGIVGLKASLLLGQPDPIKEGSPLPSPSPLPSPTIATPSPVDSPILPPESYDDGQALMGLQNVDDELSCEHQADPDETLPPAQRCEDSLSRQMVLQIEPDHSLESFKRSFYLPVGPRLMPSADEYDGTSEGDSESESEDDLSENSDSPWLLSNLVNRMISEGSYPISCPEECFKRKASVSDTISPSSDIGEGDGFNDEDQEKKAGMEGSEEEEKEGEGYRKDRMEPGQRRKSVVSSKEGAVISPCLYMSNTTVDAITPLILERCANNGRGTTDFNSSYTTKDSEKNFTDTLSKNARRHEEDEEPNNDLMMLEGRKDLDSPNLSENVVSDKDEGRETEPRPTSRSSASLERITEVKHSLTLDIPTAQTNRCFSLTYSTDNDEEEGDGDSYPFMGGLRKQSYRGSDLELDSSPPIDSSVQDHPLSDHDLTLCEKDLALRQPNEDDGLAYDSMKYTLVVDENTTLELVSLRRCTSVLSDDSELSTLCDEEPLETGEVGYGCNDEEVRPELLSSSEDSSPEADLPFSKKFLNVFVNGTSRSSSTESFGLFSCTINGEERDQTHRAVYRFIPRHADELELDVDDPLYVEEEEDDYWYRGYNMRTGERGIFPAFYAHEVVGQSKELLGMKRNPAWIETFSVQFLGSVEVPYHQGNGILCAAMQKIAISRKRTVHVRPPSLCELEISLQGVKLIMSLEDEYDTLDEYDRCSHFFQMKNISFCGCHPRNNCYFGFITKHPILNRFACHVFVSQESMRPVAECVGRAFQEYYQEHLEYACPTEDIYLE; encoded by the exons GACTCCCTCATTCTGGAGAAGAATGACATGCACCACCCAGTTTGTTCCTTCCAGGATGACTTCCAAGAGTTTGAGATGATTGATGACgaagatgaggatgatgaggaggaagatgaagaagatgaagaggttGACCCTGATGCACCCCCGTCCccttctgcctctcctcctccctccccgaCTCTTGGCACTCTTAAGAGCAGACCCACCACACTGAACCTCACCACTGCTGTGTCGCAG GACTCACTGAATAACAACAGCAGTCTGTCCCCAAAGAAAGGAAGCTGGCAGGACTCGTTACGCAACCCAGCCTCACAGG GCCGTCTGTCTCCAACCCACTCATGTCTGGAAGATGGTAGCCATGTGACAGGCCAATGCCCAGCCTCTCCAGTTTCCCAGGCACCAGGGTCTCAGAGCAAAG GCTCATTTGGTCAACACAAGTCCCACCCTTGCTCAGGCAATGTCAGTGAGCCAAAGTCAGACCCTTCAATCCAGACAGCAAGGGTACCTTCTGTAGACGAGCACTCCCAGTGTTCGGACACAGAGGTGGACCATGACCTCAACAGCGACCACAACCACAAACACTCAAACCGGCGTGCCACTGACACCTACACAATTACCAGCGAGTCAGGTATGGAACCGGAGAATGACCTAGACCCAGATGGAACCAGTCGCTGCTTGTCATCCACTGCACCCATGGGAGCCAACGACGGTGCCGATACACCCTTGTCTGAtgaggagctggagaaggacTTTGAAGTGGAGTTCATGTGTAAGGAGACCTACGATATGGTGTGTAAGGAGAATCGGTCGTCATACGTGGAATTTCCCTCCATTGAACCCTCTGAGCTTGCCTCCTTCTCCAGCTATGTGTCCTCCAGCCGCTCAGACACTCTTGACCAGTCCAACAGTTCAGATGCTGCAGCAGTTTCTGCCATGGAGGCAGCAGCTAACGACTCCACCTCTCCATCGTCAGACCCAGGGATAGCAGATATGAACCAGCAGGGTTATGTGACTTCAGACCAGGACAAGGACCTCAGCTCTCCAGGCTCTGACTCTGACATTGAAGGGGAGTTGGAAGCAGCATTTGCTTGTGGAGGTCCTGTTGTCTCCAATATGATCTCCTCTATCTCAGAGACAGAGCTggacctgaccagtgatgacagtAGCAGTGGACGCTCGTCTCATCTCACCAACTCCATTGAGGAGGCCAGCTCGCCTACATCAGACCAGGAACTGGACCCAGATACAGAGTTAGAGCAGGATAGTGGCATCGTGGGACTGAAAGCGTCTCTACTTCTGGGCCAGCCTGACCCAATCAAAGAAGGGTCTCCTCTACCCTCTCCTTCCCCTCTACCCTCACCCACTATTGCTACGCCATCCCCTGTTGACTCACCCATCTTACCTCCTGAGTCCTACGATGATGGTCAAGCTCTGATGGGGCTGCAGAATGTGGACGATGAGCTGTCCTGCGAGCACCAGGCTGACCCAGATGAAACTCTTCCTCCAGCCCAACGCTGTGAAGACAGTCTGTCCAGACAGATGGTGCTGCAGATAGAACCAGACCACAGTCTGGAGAGCTTCAAACGCTCCTTCTACCTGCCAGTGGGACCCAGGCTAATGCCCAGTGCAGATGAATATGATGGAACCAGTGAGGGagactcagaatcagaaagcgAAGACGACCTGAGTGAGAACTCAGACTCACCCTGGCTGCTCAGCAACCTGGTCAACAGGATGATCTCAGAGGGATCATACCCAATCAGTTGCCCTGAGGAGTGCTTCAAGAGGAAGGCGTCAGTGTCAGACACCATATCACCATCCTCAGACATTGGAGAGGGAGATGGTTTCAATGATGAGGACCAAGAGAAGAAAGCAGGGATGGAGGgatcagaggaagaagagaaggaaggtgAAGGGTACAGAAAGGATAGGATGGAGCCaggtcagaggaggaagagtgtTGTGTCTTCAAAAGAAGGAGCAGTGATAAGTCCCTGTCTCTATATGAGCAACACTACTGTTGACGCCATAACTCCTCTGATCTTGGAGCGCTGTGCAAACAATGGGAGGGGAACCACAGATTTCAACTCCTCATATACCACTAAAGACTCTGAGAAGAACTTCACTGACACACTGTCTAAGAACGCCAGGAGAcatgaggaagatgaagagccCAATAATGACTTGATGATGCTAGAGGGGAGGAAGGATCTGGACTCACCAAACCTCAGTGAGAATGTGGTCAGCGACAAGGATGAAGGACGAGAGACTGAGCCCAGGCCAACGAGCCGTTCCTCAGCCTCTCTTGAGCGTATCACAGAGGTTAAACACAGCCTGACACTGGACATACCCACTGCCCAGACTAACCGCTGCTTCAGCCTCACCTACTCCACAGACAATGATGAAGAAGAGGGCGACGGGGACTCTTACCCATTCATGGGTGGCTTGAGGAAGCAGTCCTACAGGGGTAGTGATTTAGAGCTTGACAGTTCACCACCCATTGATTCCAGTGTGCAAGACCATCCCTTATCTGACCATGACCTCACACTATGTGAGAAAGATCTGGCTCTGAGGCAGCCGAATGAAGATGATGGACTAGCCTATGACTCCATGAAGTACACGCTAGTGGTGGATGAGAATACTACGTTGGAACTAGTCAGCCTCAGAAG GTGCACCTCCGTTCTGAGTGATGACAGTGAGCTCTCCACGCTATGTGACGAGGAGCCTTTGGAGACGGGAGAGGTGGGCTACGGTTGCAATGATGAGGAGGTGAGGCCAGAACTTCTCAGTTCTTCTGAGGACTCCTCCCCTGAGGCTGACCTCCCATTCTCAAAGAAGTTCCTCAATGTGTTTGTCAACGGCACCTCCCGCTCCTCCA GCACAGAATCCTTTGGACTTTTCTCCTGTACCATCAACGGAGAGGAGAGGGACCAGACACACAGGGCAGTCTACAG gTTCATTCCCAGACATGCAGATGAGCTGGAGCTAGATGTGGATGATCCTTTATatgtggaggaagaagaggatgacTACTGGTACCGAGGCTATAACATGCGGACAGGGGAGAGGGGCATCTTTCCTGCCTTCTATGCCCATGAGGTTGTAGGCCAGTCTAAGGAGTTACTGG gaatgaaaagaaatccagCATGGATTGAGACTTTCAGCGTTCAATTTTTGGGGTCCGTTGAGGTACCTTATCACCAAGGCAACGGCATTCTCTGTGCCGCCATGCAGAAG ATTGCGATATCGAGGAAACGGACAGTACACGTGCGACCTCCTTCTCTGTGTGAGTTGGAGATTAGCTTGCAAGGAGTGAAACTGATCATGAGCCTGGAGGATGAATATGACACCCTCGATGAG TATGACAGATGTAGTCACTTCTTCCAGATGAAGAACATCTCGTTCTGCGGGTGCCATCCGAGGAACAACTG cTACTTTGGTTTCATCACTAAGCACCCGATACTGAACAGATTTGCTTGCCACGTGTTTGTATCCCAGGAGTCCATGCGACCTGTAGCAGAGTGTGTTGG aCGCGCCTTCCAGGAGTACT
- the mapk8ip2 gene encoding C-Jun-amino-terminal kinase-interacting protein 2 isoform X3, whose translation MADRAEMFSLSTFHSLSPPGCRPAHDISLEEFDDEDLSEITDDCGIGLNYDSDPYEKDSLILEKNDMHHPVCSFQDDFQEFEMIDDEDEDDEEEDEEDEEVDPDAPPSPSASPPPSPTLGTLKSRPTTLNLTTAVSQDSLNNNSSLSPKKGSWQDSLRNPASQGSFGQHKSHPCSGNVSEPKSDPSIQTARVPSVDEHSQCSDTEVDHDLNSDHNHKHSNRRATDTYTITSESGMEPENDLDPDGTSRCLSSTAPMGANDGADTPLSDEELEKDFEVEFMCKETYDMVCKENRSSYVEFPSIEPSELASFSSYVSSSRSDTLDQSNSSDAAAVSAMEAAANDSTSPSSDPGIADMNQQGYVTSDQDKDLSSPGSDSDIEGELEAAFACGGPVVSNMISSISETELDLTSDDSSSGRSSHLTNSIEEASSPTSDQELDPDTELEQDSGIVGLKASLLLGQPDPIKEGSPLPSPSPLPSPTIATPSPVDSPILPPESYDDGQALMGLQNVDDELSCEHQADPDETLPPAQRCEDSLSRQMVLQIEPDHSLESFKRSFYLPVGPRLMPSADEYDGTSEGDSESESEDDLSENSDSPWLLSNLVNRMISEGSYPISCPEECFKRKASVSDTISPSSDIGEGDGFNDEDQEKKAGMEGSEEEEKEGEGYRKDRMEPGQRRKSVVSSKEGAVISPCLYMSNTTVDAITPLILERCANNGRGTTDFNSSYTTKDSEKNFTDTLSKNARRHEEDEEPNNDLMMLEGRKDLDSPNLSENVVSDKDEGRETEPRPTSRSSASLERITEVKHSLTLDIPTAQTNRCFSLTYSTDNDEEEGDGDSYPFMGGLRKQSYRGSDLELDSSPPIDSSVQDHPLSDHDLTLCEKDLALRQPNEDDGLAYDSMKYTLVVDENTTLELVSLRRCTSVLSDDSELSTLCDEEPLETGEVGYGCNDEEVRPELLSSSEDSSPEADLPFSKKFLNVFVNGTSRSSSTESFGLFSCTINGEERDQTHRAVYRFIPRHADELELDVDDPLYVEEEEDDYWYRGYNMRTGERGIFPAFYAHEVVGQSKELLGMKRNPAWIETFSVQFLGSVEVPYHQGNGILCAAMQKIAISRKRTVHVRPPSLCELEISLQGVKLIMSLEDEYDTLDEYDRCSHFFQMKNISFCGCHPRNNCYFGFITKHPILNRFACHVFVSQESMRPVAECVGRAFQEYYQEHLEYACPTEDIYLE comes from the exons GACTCCCTCATTCTGGAGAAGAATGACATGCACCACCCAGTTTGTTCCTTCCAGGATGACTTCCAAGAGTTTGAGATGATTGATGACgaagatgaggatgatgaggaggaagatgaagaagatgaagaggttGACCCTGATGCACCCCCGTCCccttctgcctctcctcctccctccccgaCTCTTGGCACTCTTAAGAGCAGACCCACCACACTGAACCTCACCACTGCTGTGTCGCAG GACTCACTGAATAACAACAGCAGTCTGTCCCCAAAGAAAGGAAGCTGGCAGGACTCGTTACGCAACCCAGCCTCACAGG GCTCATTTGGTCAACACAAGTCCCACCCTTGCTCAGGCAATGTCAGTGAGCCAAAGTCAGACCCTTCAATCCAGACAGCAAGGGTACCTTCTGTAGACGAGCACTCCCAGTGTTCGGACACAGAGGTGGACCATGACCTCAACAGCGACCACAACCACAAACACTCAAACCGGCGTGCCACTGACACCTACACAATTACCAGCGAGTCAGGTATGGAACCGGAGAATGACCTAGACCCAGATGGAACCAGTCGCTGCTTGTCATCCACTGCACCCATGGGAGCCAACGACGGTGCCGATACACCCTTGTCTGAtgaggagctggagaaggacTTTGAAGTGGAGTTCATGTGTAAGGAGACCTACGATATGGTGTGTAAGGAGAATCGGTCGTCATACGTGGAATTTCCCTCCATTGAACCCTCTGAGCTTGCCTCCTTCTCCAGCTATGTGTCCTCCAGCCGCTCAGACACTCTTGACCAGTCCAACAGTTCAGATGCTGCAGCAGTTTCTGCCATGGAGGCAGCAGCTAACGACTCCACCTCTCCATCGTCAGACCCAGGGATAGCAGATATGAACCAGCAGGGTTATGTGACTTCAGACCAGGACAAGGACCTCAGCTCTCCAGGCTCTGACTCTGACATTGAAGGGGAGTTGGAAGCAGCATTTGCTTGTGGAGGTCCTGTTGTCTCCAATATGATCTCCTCTATCTCAGAGACAGAGCTggacctgaccagtgatgacagtAGCAGTGGACGCTCGTCTCATCTCACCAACTCCATTGAGGAGGCCAGCTCGCCTACATCAGACCAGGAACTGGACCCAGATACAGAGTTAGAGCAGGATAGTGGCATCGTGGGACTGAAAGCGTCTCTACTTCTGGGCCAGCCTGACCCAATCAAAGAAGGGTCTCCTCTACCCTCTCCTTCCCCTCTACCCTCACCCACTATTGCTACGCCATCCCCTGTTGACTCACCCATCTTACCTCCTGAGTCCTACGATGATGGTCAAGCTCTGATGGGGCTGCAGAATGTGGACGATGAGCTGTCCTGCGAGCACCAGGCTGACCCAGATGAAACTCTTCCTCCAGCCCAACGCTGTGAAGACAGTCTGTCCAGACAGATGGTGCTGCAGATAGAACCAGACCACAGTCTGGAGAGCTTCAAACGCTCCTTCTACCTGCCAGTGGGACCCAGGCTAATGCCCAGTGCAGATGAATATGATGGAACCAGTGAGGGagactcagaatcagaaagcgAAGACGACCTGAGTGAGAACTCAGACTCACCCTGGCTGCTCAGCAACCTGGTCAACAGGATGATCTCAGAGGGATCATACCCAATCAGTTGCCCTGAGGAGTGCTTCAAGAGGAAGGCGTCAGTGTCAGACACCATATCACCATCCTCAGACATTGGAGAGGGAGATGGTTTCAATGATGAGGACCAAGAGAAGAAAGCAGGGATGGAGGgatcagaggaagaagagaaggaaggtgAAGGGTACAGAAAGGATAGGATGGAGCCaggtcagaggaggaagagtgtTGTGTCTTCAAAAGAAGGAGCAGTGATAAGTCCCTGTCTCTATATGAGCAACACTACTGTTGACGCCATAACTCCTCTGATCTTGGAGCGCTGTGCAAACAATGGGAGGGGAACCACAGATTTCAACTCCTCATATACCACTAAAGACTCTGAGAAGAACTTCACTGACACACTGTCTAAGAACGCCAGGAGAcatgaggaagatgaagagccCAATAATGACTTGATGATGCTAGAGGGGAGGAAGGATCTGGACTCACCAAACCTCAGTGAGAATGTGGTCAGCGACAAGGATGAAGGACGAGAGACTGAGCCCAGGCCAACGAGCCGTTCCTCAGCCTCTCTTGAGCGTATCACAGAGGTTAAACACAGCCTGACACTGGACATACCCACTGCCCAGACTAACCGCTGCTTCAGCCTCACCTACTCCACAGACAATGATGAAGAAGAGGGCGACGGGGACTCTTACCCATTCATGGGTGGCTTGAGGAAGCAGTCCTACAGGGGTAGTGATTTAGAGCTTGACAGTTCACCACCCATTGATTCCAGTGTGCAAGACCATCCCTTATCTGACCATGACCTCACACTATGTGAGAAAGATCTGGCTCTGAGGCAGCCGAATGAAGATGATGGACTAGCCTATGACTCCATGAAGTACACGCTAGTGGTGGATGAGAATACTACGTTGGAACTAGTCAGCCTCAGAAG GTGCACCTCCGTTCTGAGTGATGACAGTGAGCTCTCCACGCTATGTGACGAGGAGCCTTTGGAGACGGGAGAGGTGGGCTACGGTTGCAATGATGAGGAGGTGAGGCCAGAACTTCTCAGTTCTTCTGAGGACTCCTCCCCTGAGGCTGACCTCCCATTCTCAAAGAAGTTCCTCAATGTGTTTGTCAACGGCACCTCCCGCTCCTCCA GCACAGAATCCTTTGGACTTTTCTCCTGTACCATCAACGGAGAGGAGAGGGACCAGACACACAGGGCAGTCTACAG gTTCATTCCCAGACATGCAGATGAGCTGGAGCTAGATGTGGATGATCCTTTATatgtggaggaagaagaggatgacTACTGGTACCGAGGCTATAACATGCGGACAGGGGAGAGGGGCATCTTTCCTGCCTTCTATGCCCATGAGGTTGTAGGCCAGTCTAAGGAGTTACTGG gaatgaaaagaaatccagCATGGATTGAGACTTTCAGCGTTCAATTTTTGGGGTCCGTTGAGGTACCTTATCACCAAGGCAACGGCATTCTCTGTGCCGCCATGCAGAAG ATTGCGATATCGAGGAAACGGACAGTACACGTGCGACCTCCTTCTCTGTGTGAGTTGGAGATTAGCTTGCAAGGAGTGAAACTGATCATGAGCCTGGAGGATGAATATGACACCCTCGATGAG TATGACAGATGTAGTCACTTCTTCCAGATGAAGAACATCTCGTTCTGCGGGTGCCATCCGAGGAACAACTG cTACTTTGGTTTCATCACTAAGCACCCGATACTGAACAGATTTGCTTGCCACGTGTTTGTATCCCAGGAGTCCATGCGACCTGTAGCAGAGTGTGTTGG aCGCGCCTTCCAGGAGTACT
- the mapk8ip2 gene encoding C-Jun-amino-terminal kinase-interacting protein 2 isoform X1 — protein MADRAEMFSLSTFHSLSPPGCRPAHDISLEEFDDEDLSEITDDCGIGLNYDSDPYEKDSLILEKNDMHHPVCSFQDDFQEFEMIDDEDEDDEEEDEEDEEVDPDAPPSPSASPPPSPTLGTLKSRPTTLNLTTAVSQDSLNNNSSLSPKKGSWQDSLRNPASQGRLSPTHSCLEDGSHVTGQCPASPVSQAPGSQSKGTSPKQAGEGGNPQSPHRPLLCDMEGNRRERPEYGSFGQHKSHPCSGNVSEPKSDPSIQTARVPSVDEHSQCSDTEVDHDLNSDHNHKHSNRRATDTYTITSESGMEPENDLDPDGTSRCLSSTAPMGANDGADTPLSDEELEKDFEVEFMCKETYDMVCKENRSSYVEFPSIEPSELASFSSYVSSSRSDTLDQSNSSDAAAVSAMEAAANDSTSPSSDPGIADMNQQGYVTSDQDKDLSSPGSDSDIEGELEAAFACGGPVVSNMISSISETELDLTSDDSSSGRSSHLTNSIEEASSPTSDQELDPDTELEQDSGIVGLKASLLLGQPDPIKEGSPLPSPSPLPSPTIATPSPVDSPILPPESYDDGQALMGLQNVDDELSCEHQADPDETLPPAQRCEDSLSRQMVLQIEPDHSLESFKRSFYLPVGPRLMPSADEYDGTSEGDSESESEDDLSENSDSPWLLSNLVNRMISEGSYPISCPEECFKRKASVSDTISPSSDIGEGDGFNDEDQEKKAGMEGSEEEEKEGEGYRKDRMEPGQRRKSVVSSKEGAVISPCLYMSNTTVDAITPLILERCANNGRGTTDFNSSYTTKDSEKNFTDTLSKNARRHEEDEEPNNDLMMLEGRKDLDSPNLSENVVSDKDEGRETEPRPTSRSSASLERITEVKHSLTLDIPTAQTNRCFSLTYSTDNDEEEGDGDSYPFMGGLRKQSYRGSDLELDSSPPIDSSVQDHPLSDHDLTLCEKDLALRQPNEDDGLAYDSMKYTLVVDENTTLELVSLRRCTSVLSDDSELSTLCDEEPLETGEVGYGCNDEEVRPELLSSSEDSSPEADLPFSKKFLNVFVNGTSRSSSTESFGLFSCTINGEERDQTHRAVYRFIPRHADELELDVDDPLYVEEEEDDYWYRGYNMRTGERGIFPAFYAHEVVGQSKELLGMKRNPAWIETFSVQFLGSVEVPYHQGNGILCAAMQKIAISRKRTVHVRPPSLCELEISLQGVKLIMSLEDEYDTLDEYDRCSHFFQMKNISFCGCHPRNNCYFGFITKHPILNRFACHVFVSQESMRPVAECVGRAFQEYYQEHLEYACPTEDIYLE, from the exons GACTCCCTCATTCTGGAGAAGAATGACATGCACCACCCAGTTTGTTCCTTCCAGGATGACTTCCAAGAGTTTGAGATGATTGATGACgaagatgaggatgatgaggaggaagatgaagaagatgaagaggttGACCCTGATGCACCCCCGTCCccttctgcctctcctcctccctccccgaCTCTTGGCACTCTTAAGAGCAGACCCACCACACTGAACCTCACCACTGCTGTGTCGCAG GACTCACTGAATAACAACAGCAGTCTGTCCCCAAAGAAAGGAAGCTGGCAGGACTCGTTACGCAACCCAGCCTCACAGG GCCGTCTGTCTCCAACCCACTCATGTCTGGAAGATGGTAGCCATGTGACAGGCCAATGCCCAGCCTCTCCAGTTTCCCAGGCACCAGGGTCTCAGAGCAAAGGTACTTCACCAAAACAGGCAGGGGAGGGCGGGAACCCCCAGTCCCCTCACAGGCCCCTACTTTGCGACATGGAGGGCAACAGGCGGGAGAGGCCCGAATACG GCTCATTTGGTCAACACAAGTCCCACCCTTGCTCAGGCAATGTCAGTGAGCCAAAGTCAGACCCTTCAATCCAGACAGCAAGGGTACCTTCTGTAGACGAGCACTCCCAGTGTTCGGACACAGAGGTGGACCATGACCTCAACAGCGACCACAACCACAAACACTCAAACCGGCGTGCCACTGACACCTACACAATTACCAGCGAGTCAGGTATGGAACCGGAGAATGACCTAGACCCAGATGGAACCAGTCGCTGCTTGTCATCCACTGCACCCATGGGAGCCAACGACGGTGCCGATACACCCTTGTCTGAtgaggagctggagaaggacTTTGAAGTGGAGTTCATGTGTAAGGAGACCTACGATATGGTGTGTAAGGAGAATCGGTCGTCATACGTGGAATTTCCCTCCATTGAACCCTCTGAGCTTGCCTCCTTCTCCAGCTATGTGTCCTCCAGCCGCTCAGACACTCTTGACCAGTCCAACAGTTCAGATGCTGCAGCAGTTTCTGCCATGGAGGCAGCAGCTAACGACTCCACCTCTCCATCGTCAGACCCAGGGATAGCAGATATGAACCAGCAGGGTTATGTGACTTCAGACCAGGACAAGGACCTCAGCTCTCCAGGCTCTGACTCTGACATTGAAGGGGAGTTGGAAGCAGCATTTGCTTGTGGAGGTCCTGTTGTCTCCAATATGATCTCCTCTATCTCAGAGACAGAGCTggacctgaccagtgatgacagtAGCAGTGGACGCTCGTCTCATCTCACCAACTCCATTGAGGAGGCCAGCTCGCCTACATCAGACCAGGAACTGGACCCAGATACAGAGTTAGAGCAGGATAGTGGCATCGTGGGACTGAAAGCGTCTCTACTTCTGGGCCAGCCTGACCCAATCAAAGAAGGGTCTCCTCTACCCTCTCCTTCCCCTCTACCCTCACCCACTATTGCTACGCCATCCCCTGTTGACTCACCCATCTTACCTCCTGAGTCCTACGATGATGGTCAAGCTCTGATGGGGCTGCAGAATGTGGACGATGAGCTGTCCTGCGAGCACCAGGCTGACCCAGATGAAACTCTTCCTCCAGCCCAACGCTGTGAAGACAGTCTGTCCAGACAGATGGTGCTGCAGATAGAACCAGACCACAGTCTGGAGAGCTTCAAACGCTCCTTCTACCTGCCAGTGGGACCCAGGCTAATGCCCAGTGCAGATGAATATGATGGAACCAGTGAGGGagactcagaatcagaaagcgAAGACGACCTGAGTGAGAACTCAGACTCACCCTGGCTGCTCAGCAACCTGGTCAACAGGATGATCTCAGAGGGATCATACCCAATCAGTTGCCCTGAGGAGTGCTTCAAGAGGAAGGCGTCAGTGTCAGACACCATATCACCATCCTCAGACATTGGAGAGGGAGATGGTTTCAATGATGAGGACCAAGAGAAGAAAGCAGGGATGGAGGgatcagaggaagaagagaaggaaggtgAAGGGTACAGAAAGGATAGGATGGAGCCaggtcagaggaggaagagtgtTGTGTCTTCAAAAGAAGGAGCAGTGATAAGTCCCTGTCTCTATATGAGCAACACTACTGTTGACGCCATAACTCCTCTGATCTTGGAGCGCTGTGCAAACAATGGGAGGGGAACCACAGATTTCAACTCCTCATATACCACTAAAGACTCTGAGAAGAACTTCACTGACACACTGTCTAAGAACGCCAGGAGAcatgaggaagatgaagagccCAATAATGACTTGATGATGCTAGAGGGGAGGAAGGATCTGGACTCACCAAACCTCAGTGAGAATGTGGTCAGCGACAAGGATGAAGGACGAGAGACTGAGCCCAGGCCAACGAGCCGTTCCTCAGCCTCTCTTGAGCGTATCACAGAGGTTAAACACAGCCTGACACTGGACATACCCACTGCCCAGACTAACCGCTGCTTCAGCCTCACCTACTCCACAGACAATGATGAAGAAGAGGGCGACGGGGACTCTTACCCATTCATGGGTGGCTTGAGGAAGCAGTCCTACAGGGGTAGTGATTTAGAGCTTGACAGTTCACCACCCATTGATTCCAGTGTGCAAGACCATCCCTTATCTGACCATGACCTCACACTATGTGAGAAAGATCTGGCTCTGAGGCAGCCGAATGAAGATGATGGACTAGCCTATGACTCCATGAAGTACACGCTAGTGGTGGATGAGAATACTACGTTGGAACTAGTCAGCCTCAGAAG GTGCACCTCCGTTCTGAGTGATGACAGTGAGCTCTCCACGCTATGTGACGAGGAGCCTTTGGAGACGGGAGAGGTGGGCTACGGTTGCAATGATGAGGAGGTGAGGCCAGAACTTCTCAGTTCTTCTGAGGACTCCTCCCCTGAGGCTGACCTCCCATTCTCAAAGAAGTTCCTCAATGTGTTTGTCAACGGCACCTCCCGCTCCTCCA GCACAGAATCCTTTGGACTTTTCTCCTGTACCATCAACGGAGAGGAGAGGGACCAGACACACAGGGCAGTCTACAG gTTCATTCCCAGACATGCAGATGAGCTGGAGCTAGATGTGGATGATCCTTTATatgtggaggaagaagaggatgacTACTGGTACCGAGGCTATAACATGCGGACAGGGGAGAGGGGCATCTTTCCTGCCTTCTATGCCCATGAGGTTGTAGGCCAGTCTAAGGAGTTACTGG gaatgaaaagaaatccagCATGGATTGAGACTTTCAGCGTTCAATTTTTGGGGTCCGTTGAGGTACCTTATCACCAAGGCAACGGCATTCTCTGTGCCGCCATGCAGAAG ATTGCGATATCGAGGAAACGGACAGTACACGTGCGACCTCCTTCTCTGTGTGAGTTGGAGATTAGCTTGCAAGGAGTGAAACTGATCATGAGCCTGGAGGATGAATATGACACCCTCGATGAG TATGACAGATGTAGTCACTTCTTCCAGATGAAGAACATCTCGTTCTGCGGGTGCCATCCGAGGAACAACTG cTACTTTGGTTTCATCACTAAGCACCCGATACTGAACAGATTTGCTTGCCACGTGTTTGTATCCCAGGAGTCCATGCGACCTGTAGCAGAGTGTGTTGG aCGCGCCTTCCAGGAGTACT